The following coding sequences lie in one Streptomyces venezuelae genomic window:
- a CDS encoding GDSL-type esterase/lipase family protein, with amino-acid sequence MTTDSTASWTAAFRSAVASPHETIELVELRGFTDQTLRQIIRLDGGGSALRIRLTNRYGKEPLRIGGAHLARRTQGSGIETGSDTAVRFGGAEEFTVPVGEEAISDPVHGTFTAGDELALTLWLPDDTGLSTYSLVPLRTGYTVPGNALTAPTLDGTEGLEELATRHFISGADVLAPTGTRIAVAFGDSWFEGNGTTNDTDQRFPDLLNNRLRAAGNTGWVVNQGLSANRLLTDEVGEHALARLDRDALDIPGVTHVLIHFGLNDLGIPGQEAYPEPAPIPTAADLIAGLTTLADRIHAAGLTATVTTVGPYKDTVYEGYSTPEGLAVAREVNDWIRGTDSPFDHYADFAAAVADPADPDRIHDDYDSGDGLHVNDAGAKALADSVDLATLKI; translated from the coding sequence ATGACCACCGACTCCACGGCCTCCTGGACCGCAGCCTTCCGCTCCGCCGTCGCCAGCCCCCACGAAACCATCGAACTCGTCGAGCTCCGCGGCTTCACCGACCAGACCCTCCGCCAGATCATCCGCCTCGACGGCGGCGGCAGCGCCCTGCGCATCCGCCTCACCAACCGCTACGGCAAAGAGCCCCTGCGCATCGGCGGCGCCCACCTCGCCAGGCGCACCCAAGGAAGCGGCATCGAAACCGGCAGCGACACCGCCGTCCGCTTCGGCGGCGCCGAGGAGTTCACCGTCCCCGTCGGAGAGGAAGCCATCAGCGACCCCGTCCACGGCACGTTCACTGCCGGAGACGAACTCGCCCTCACCCTCTGGCTGCCCGACGACACCGGCCTCTCCACCTACTCCCTCGTCCCCCTGCGCACCGGCTACACCGTCCCCGGCAACGCCCTCACCGCACCCACCCTCGACGGCACCGAAGGCCTGGAAGAGCTCGCCACCCGCCACTTCATCAGCGGCGCCGACGTCCTCGCCCCCACCGGCACCCGCATCGCCGTCGCCTTCGGAGACTCCTGGTTCGAGGGCAACGGCACCACGAACGACACCGACCAGCGCTTCCCCGACCTGCTCAACAACCGCCTGCGCGCCGCCGGAAACACCGGCTGGGTGGTCAACCAGGGCCTCTCCGCCAACCGCCTGCTCACCGACGAGGTCGGCGAACACGCCCTGGCCCGACTGGACCGCGACGCCCTCGACATCCCCGGCGTCACCCACGTCCTCATCCACTTCGGCCTCAACGACCTCGGCATCCCCGGCCAGGAGGCCTACCCCGAGCCCGCACCCATCCCCACCGCCGCCGACCTCATCGCGGGCCTCACCACACTCGCCGACCGCATCCACGCCGCCGGGCTCACCGCCACCGTCACCACCGTCGGCCCCTACAAGGACACGGTCTACGAGGGCTACTCCACCCCCGAAGGCCTCGCCGTCGCCCGCGAAGTCAACGACTGGATCCGCGGCACCGACAGCCCCTTCGACCACTACGCCGACTTCGCCGCCGCCGTCGCGGACCCGGCCGACCCCGACCGGATCCACGACGACTACGACAGCGGCGACGGCCTGCACGTCAACGACGCCGGAGCCAAGGCCCTCGCCGACAGCGTCGACCTCGCCACCCTGAAGATCTAG
- a CDS encoding lysine N(6)-hydroxylase/L-ornithine N(5)-oxygenase family protein produces the protein MTGTPDHPGPQPPTTTPENPRDLVGIGIGPFNLSLAALAHPLTELDTAFYEQRPAFHWHPGLLIEGATLQVPFLADLVTLADPTSPWTFLNYLKTRERLFPFYFAERFHIQRAEYDAYCRWVSENLPPLHFGHQIDAVRWNPERDLFEVDYTQLDTEGEAEALGRTHTRNIALGIGTAPHIPDPLKPLAEAPSVPVIHSADYLDHREQLLTADHITVIGSGQSGAEIFLDLLRARPHGHEKIHWLARTEAFAPMEYSKLGLEHFTPDYTRYFHALPEAVRDGLVPHQWQLHKGIDTDTITAIHDELYRRTLHGGWPDAVLTPGVSVRTAGRVATTRVELHLEHLQQGTRSRLTTDAVVLATGYRERPLDQLLAGLDPYIRKDSSARPRIDDQYRLVLDPSVTGTVYVQNAERHTHGVGTPDLGLAAWRSATILNNLTGRNPYPQPHRTAFTSFGLHTPDRPTSATGRIGEQRGNLVRLKT, from the coding sequence ATGACCGGCACCCCCGACCACCCCGGCCCCCAACCGCCGACCACCACCCCCGAAAACCCCCGCGACCTCGTCGGCATCGGCATCGGCCCCTTCAACCTCTCCCTCGCCGCCCTCGCCCACCCCCTCACCGAACTCGACACCGCCTTCTACGAACAACGCCCCGCATTCCACTGGCACCCCGGACTCCTCATCGAAGGCGCCACCCTCCAAGTCCCCTTCCTCGCCGACCTCGTCACCCTCGCCGACCCCACCAGCCCCTGGACCTTCCTCAACTACCTCAAAACCCGCGAACGCCTCTTCCCCTTCTACTTCGCCGAGCGCTTCCACATCCAACGCGCCGAATACGACGCCTACTGCCGCTGGGTCAGCGAAAACCTCCCCCCACTCCACTTCGGACACCAGATCGACGCCGTCCGCTGGAACCCCGAACGCGACCTCTTCGAAGTCGACTACACCCAACTCGACACCGAAGGCGAAGCCGAAGCCCTGGGACGCACCCACACCCGCAACATCGCCCTCGGCATCGGCACCGCCCCCCACATCCCCGACCCCCTCAAACCCCTCGCCGAAGCCCCCAGCGTCCCCGTCATCCACTCAGCCGACTACCTCGACCACCGCGAACAACTCCTCACCGCCGACCACATCACTGTCATCGGCTCAGGCCAGTCCGGCGCCGAAATCTTCCTCGACCTCCTCCGCGCCCGCCCCCACGGACACGAAAAAATCCACTGGCTCGCCCGCACCGAAGCCTTCGCCCCCATGGAGTACTCCAAGCTCGGCCTCGAACACTTCACCCCCGACTACACCCGCTACTTCCACGCACTCCCCGAAGCCGTACGCGACGGCCTCGTCCCCCACCAATGGCAACTCCACAAAGGCATCGACACCGACACCATCACCGCCATCCACGACGAGCTCTACCGCCGCACCCTCCACGGCGGCTGGCCCGACGCCGTCCTCACCCCCGGCGTCTCCGTACGCACCGCAGGACGCGTCGCCACCACCCGCGTCGAACTCCACCTCGAACACCTCCAACAAGGCACCCGATCCCGCCTCACCACCGACGCCGTCGTCCTCGCCACCGGCTACCGCGAACGCCCCCTCGACCAACTCCTCGCCGGCCTCGACCCCTACATCCGCAAGGACTCCTCCGCCCGCCCCCGCATCGACGACCAATACCGCCTCGTCCTCGACCCCAGCGTCACCGGCACCGTCTACGTACAGAACGCCGAACGCCACACCCACGGCGTCGGCACCCCCGACCTAGGACTCGCTGCCTGGCGCAGCGCCACCATCCTCAACAACCTCACCGGCCGAAACCCCTACCCCCAGCCCCACCGCACCGCCTTCACCAGCTTCGGCCTCCACACCCCCGACCGGCCCACCAGCGCCACCGGCCGCATCGGCGAACAACGCGGAAACCTCGTACGCCTCAAGACATGA
- a CDS encoding pyridoxal phosphate-dependent decarboxylase family protein, whose product MSTPRTPPPLAGGAQGADALEPLLDIALAALRTGATARGGPLPAGGPETVATHVRAAAHPVLPDHGTGPETALRTLVHALTEGAADPAEPHCAAHLHCPPLAVATAADLAASALNPSMDSWDQAPAATELEALVTRALADEIHPGGDALITTGGTEANQLALLLAREAPTTRGPIRLITGANAHHSLTRAAWLLGLPEPVTVPAPAGTLDPAALDDALTELGGPPGTHLVAATAGTTDAGLIDPLDDIADLCAAHGARLHIDAAYGGGLLFSDTRKTQLHGLSRADTVALDLHKLGWQPAAAGLIAVRDPHDLHALDHHAEYLNADDDTDAGLPDLLGRSLRTTRRPDVLKIAVTLKAYGRTGLGHLVDQVCDQAQHFAELIDAHPAFELYDTPTISTVLFRPTDTTDHHIAHIRRHLLTEGTAVLGRAHLDGRRWLKATLLNPHTRPADLTALLKLVEEAAQHVKGTTPR is encoded by the coding sequence ATGAGTACCCCGCGCACCCCACCGCCCCTCGCCGGAGGCGCCCAAGGAGCCGATGCCCTGGAGCCGTTGCTCGACATCGCGCTCGCCGCCCTCCGCACCGGCGCCACCGCCCGCGGCGGACCCCTCCCCGCCGGCGGCCCCGAAACCGTCGCCACACACGTGCGCGCCGCCGCCCACCCCGTACTCCCCGACCACGGCACCGGACCCGAAACCGCGCTCCGCACCCTCGTCCACGCCCTCACCGAAGGCGCCGCCGACCCCGCCGAACCCCACTGCGCCGCCCACCTCCACTGCCCACCCCTCGCCGTCGCCACCGCCGCCGACCTCGCCGCCTCCGCCCTCAACCCCTCCATGGACTCCTGGGACCAGGCACCCGCAGCGACCGAACTCGAAGCCCTCGTCACCCGCGCACTCGCCGACGAGATCCACCCCGGCGGCGACGCCCTCATCACCACCGGCGGCACCGAAGCCAACCAACTCGCCCTCCTCCTCGCCCGCGAAGCCCCCACCACCCGCGGCCCCATCCGCCTCATCACCGGCGCCAACGCACACCACAGCCTCACCCGCGCCGCCTGGCTCCTCGGACTCCCCGAACCCGTCACCGTGCCCGCCCCAGCCGGCACCCTCGACCCCGCCGCCCTCGACGACGCCCTCACCGAACTCGGCGGCCCCCCGGGCACCCACCTCGTCGCCGCCACCGCAGGCACCACCGACGCAGGCCTCATCGACCCCCTCGACGACATCGCCGACCTCTGCGCGGCCCACGGCGCCCGCCTCCACATCGACGCCGCCTACGGCGGAGGACTCCTCTTCAGCGACACCCGCAAAACGCAGCTCCACGGCCTCAGCCGCGCCGACACCGTCGCCCTCGACCTCCACAAACTCGGCTGGCAACCCGCCGCCGCAGGCCTCATCGCCGTCCGCGACCCCCACGACCTCCACGCCCTCGACCACCACGCCGAATACCTCAACGCCGACGACGACACCGACGCAGGCCTCCCCGACCTCCTCGGCCGCTCCCTGCGCACCACCCGACGCCCCGACGTCCTCAAAATCGCCGTCACCCTCAAGGCATACGGCCGCACCGGACTCGGCCACCTCGTCGACCAAGTCTGCGACCAGGCACAACACTTCGCCGAACTCATCGACGCCCACCCCGCCTTCGAGCTCTACGACACCCCCACCATCAGCACCGTCCTCTTCCGCCCCACCGACACCACCGACCACCACATCGCCCACATACGACGACACCTCCTCACCGAAGGCACCGCCGTCCTCGGCCGCGCCCACCTCGACGGACGCCGCTGGCTCAAAGCCACCCTCCTCAACCCCCACACCCGCCCCGCCGACCTCACCGCACTCCTCAAACTCGTCGAAGAAGCCGCGCAGCACGTGAAAGGAACCACCCCCCGATGA